DNA from Pseudomonas putida:
CGGCACGGAAAATTCGGTGACTGCGTCACCAAGTGCAACAGCAGCTATGAGAGCGTCATGAAGGTGATCTGCGGCCAGAAGGGTTTCGGGTATTCCCAGGGAGACACAACAGCCAAGCTTATTCGTACCATTATGGAGAAGACGGCGATGGACTCTTTCTGGGAGCAGCCACTGATGACCGTCGGTACGCTTCGTAACAAAGTGAGCACGTCGCATGGGGCCGGGGAGGTGCAGAAGGTAGTGCCGGAGCACGTGGCGAAGTACACGATGAATATGACTGCTTCTGCGATCATCTTTTTGCACGATCAGGCTTACCGGACCAACACCTGAAATCATCAACCAGCTTGCGGGAGTGGACATGCGTCGTTTCGATACCAAACCTTTGATTGCTTTGGCGACGGCTCCGAAAGACCAGGATGATCCTTGGTATGTAAATGCTGAGCAGGCTGTGCAGTACATAACAGCAAACGCGGAATCAGACGAGATTGTGATTTACGTGAGTGCACCCTTCCTGCTCATCGTGGGGGCGCTCGCCCCAATTGACAATGTCACTCCGCCAGATGGGAGTGCGCTACATAATCTTACGCTAACTACCAATGCAACCTGGTGCATTCAAAGGTCCTGGAGTTCAAGTGAAGGACACCGCGTCTACATTGAACCCGCTTTCCCTGATGACAGCGGATCTGCCTTAGCTGGGGGGGAGCCACTTGTCATCCGTCGACGTCTTGAGGGAGTTCATACCGGACCAACGCCGATCGAGATTAACCAAAAGCTCGTGCATTGCCTCGACGTCCATTATGTCGAAGAGCGGAAAGCGTACTGTCGGCTCAACGACAATGGCGACATCGAAGATGTCATCAGAATCTTGACGTTGGCAGTTCCCGACCAGATAGAGGGTCGCGAGGTTGTCACGATTCTTCGTAAAGATTTGGACAACTACATGGCCCTTGCGGACTTGGCGTTGGTCCTAAAATTTGATTTCACCAGATACGTGCCGGGTAGCTTCGACAGCTGGCATGGCGCCACTCGATATCACCGAGACGAGTCGGATCTGTTTTTCCACGGTGGATCGATAAGGCGAGCTAGCTTCGCGAATGGGGCTATGGTGGTTAGGTCAAGGACCACGGTTGAAGAGCAAGAAGAAGTGTGGCGCAAGGATTTTGACGATGATCCAGATCGTGATTATGCGGTCTTTAAAATCTATGACCGCAAAAATGACCGCCAGGTCGAGACCTCTTGCAGCCCCGAGCACATCGTCAGTTATTTCGAGGAAAGCGATCTTCCCTGGCAGATTTCGCCGGCTTTTTTCAGGGCAGAGGTGCTTAATCGCTTCAAAGGGGATCCGGAAAAATACACGCTGGAAGACCGGAGCATTTCTTGCAGAGGGGCTTGGTTTCTGAAGTCTTACGATATCAATGAGGCCGGGCAGGTTCATGTATGGATCTGGGATCTCTCGAAACTTCCATACGATGAGCAGCTGTACTGGAAGGCCTTCAACGAATGGCCAAAGGCTCCAATCTCTCAGCGAGCATATAGAACGGATATTGAAGGTGATTGGTACACTGAATATCAGCCGCTGGATTCCCTCAAGCGTAAGGTGCGTGAACTAGACAAACGAAAGCCAGCATGGTGGAACCCTCGCGGAGAGGCGTTGCTCGACAGCGTGCTAGCACCTGCCACAGATTCACCCAAGGAATGGGGTGATGAAATCATGGCTCTTGATCAATGCTTGGTGGAAGGCTTTCTCGACAAGCCATTGCGCAAAGTAGCCGAAGGAAAAGGGTGCGTTCTCGAGTCTACATGGCGCTCGCTTAAGCTGTTGTACGAAATCTTAGTGGCAAGCTCGATCAGCGCCGATGATGCCAGGGAAATTCTGGCGCCTATGAGAAGGCTTCATGAGCTACGCAATGAGATTCGAGGTCATGCTACTCACGAGAAAAAAGCTGTCGCCATTCGAGAAGCCCGAACTACCCATGGCAATTTTCGAGCCCATTTCTTTCACCTTGCCGAAGGTTGTGATCAAGCCCTTGTCGCTGTGTTGAGAGCCTTGGATTTTGAACTAGAGGAGTGAAGACGCTGAAGTAGTCATAACCAGCTCGCGCCTGTGAGCTGGTAGGCGATATCTAGAATCCACTGCGCGGCCAGGCTAGCCGATTTGGACTGTCGTAAAAACTAGCTTGGGGTAATAGCTCAACGGCCGTAAGCCACCATCCACCCATACCTTGCTTGATCAAACGGTTCCATCTTGCAAGTAGCTGGCTCGACCACCGGTCAGCCTGATGAGGCAATCCGAAACAGGTCACTGGCCATGCTGCTGATCGGCTAGGATGGCCGGATCATTTCGGAGGCTGAATGGATGGATGCTATGTGTCGGAGCACTGGAGTTGAAGGAGCAAGTCATTGTGTGGGGCGCAGTCCTACCGTTTCCCAGATGTCGCGTTGGTATGAGCGTACCTGCGCAACTAACCGGCAGGCCGGGCAATGACTGGCAAGATCGCTCGGCTGAGAGCGTGGTGGTCCGCCCGCAACAATGCAGGCTCCCCTGAGCAACCTACAGTGCATCAATCCGTTGAGGTTGGCTCTGAAGCTCCCATCCGGACGAAATCCGAGGACCTCCTTAGGCGAGCCGACTTTGCAAGCCACATAGCAGATGTGCTATCCGAACTCAGTCCACGTGAGGGTCGTGTTTTCGCCATCCGCGGTGGGTGGGGGTTTGGTAAGTCTTCCCTGAAATACCTCGTGATTGAGAGGCTTGAATCCCAGGACAAGGCTGCGGACTGGCTTGATTTCAATCCTTGGCAATGGGGCGATGGCAACGCTATTTCCAGAGCCCTCTTTGGCCAGATCGCCGATCGATTGGGTGGCGAGAATTCCAAAGCTGCAATTGCCCGGGCGGAAGCCCTGAGACGCTACGGAGCAATCCTGGAAGGAGCGAGTGCTCCACTTAAAAAAGCGGGTGAATCCAATGTGCAGATCTCCGCTGTATTGACAAATGCTTCCGTAATTGTTGCCGCATCAGCTATCGGATTCGATCTCCCAACCGTTGCCGTGGTTGCTGCGGCACTGGCTGGCCTTTCGATTGTCACTTCTGGGATTGGCCGTGTGTTGCGATTTTGGGGGCGTGATAAGAGCAACGAACCCTTGGACAAGGTCCGCGAAGCGCTGGAGAAGCGTCTTGGCAAGCTCACCAAGCCGCTGATTGTTTTCGTCGATGACATCGACCGGTTAGAACCTGATCAGATCCGGCTGCTGGTAAGGCAGGTCAAGGCCAACGCTAACCTGCCGAACATCGTCTTCGTGTTGCTGTTCCAGCCCAGCATTGTTGAGCGAGCGCTTGATCCGGTGGCGGACAACAATGGTCGTGCCTTCCTTGAAAAAATCGTCCAGGCGAGCTTCGACCTGCCTGCAGTGCCAGCGCACATGGTTTATCGGATCTTTGGTGAGCAGCTTACCCAAGTAGCCGGATGGCTCGCGACCGAGGCCAATGGGTTTGATCAAGTTCGATGGGGCAACGCTCTGGTCGGCTGCATCCAACCCAGACTGCGTAACATGCGAGATGCGCAGCGCCTGCTTTCATCTATCACCGTGCATATGCCACTGCACGCTTCGGGCAGCGTCTTCGAAGTGAATATCGTGGATTTCCTTGTCCTGGAGACACTGCGCGTCTTCGAGCCAGATCTACACGAAGCATTGTTCCGAGAACGGGATCTGGTTCTGCAAGAGCGCAATGCTGTGAACGAGCGCCGCCAAGAGGTGGTAAAGCAAGGTGTTGAGCAACTGCTGAACAAGGTGCCGGAGGAGCGCCGGTCAGTGGCCCGTGACACGCTCAAGGAACTCTTCCCACCGCTCGAATGGGCGCTAGGCGGTACCCACTACGACGGTGGGTTCCGAAGTCAATGGCTGGTGGCAAAGCGGGTTTGTTCGTCTCGCTACTTCCCAAGATACTTTGAGCTGCAGACGGCACTTGGAGAGGTATCAGAGCGTCGCTTCGTGGAGTTTTTAGAGGCGACAGCATCAGAGAAGGAGTTAGCCGCTGCCGTCGCTTATATCGAAACTGATGGGTTGCTCCCCTCGTTGGTCAGTAGGCTCGACGAGTCCGTTGACCGTCTCCCTCCAGACAATGCTGCGGTGCTTCTACCAGGAATGTTCAGTATTGCTCAGAAGCTGGTACGGTTTCGTGGCGACCCTTTCAGCTCTCCATACGTATCTGCGTGGAGAGCAACATCTTGGTATCTCAAAGCGATTCCTCCTGCGGAACGTGGCGGGCTGGTTTTGGAGGCGCTCCGCACGACCAAAGCGCTATCAGTGGCTGCAATGCTTATCCACTTAAGCGACCCCGCAGATAACAAGCCTGGTGATAGGGATAAATTTGATCCCGCACTAGATGAAGGAACCGTGGAGGCGATGAAGGCGCTCTGGGTGAAAATCATCAGAGCCCACGCTGCAGCCGACGTCGCGCTGATCGCAGAGGACGACCTTGTATCGCTGTTGTATCGCTGGAGGGATTACGCGAAGAGCAATGAAGAGCCTCGACGTTGGATGGCAGAAGCCATCAAGGACGACGAGGACTTTGCAAAGATCGTCTCGGCCATGATGAGCACTGGCAAAAGCCATTCGGTAAGGGATCGAGTTTCCAAGGTACATAAAATGTTCAGTCGGGAGGCGGTTGAAGATTTCATTGGTCTTGACGAAGCCCAGGTACGCTGCGATGCGATCAATCCGGCCCGGTTCCCAGAGCATGAGGATTCCTTATGCACTCTGAAAAGACACCTGGACGCTTGGCGGGAGAATGAGGGTGATCTTCTCTACATGTGAAAAGTGGCAGGCTCACTTGATGGGCCTGCTCCCTTACACCCAACTCACTGCCTAGGCTTTTTGCTTGACCATCAGACTGAGAACAACGGTCAGCACGGTGGCCAAGCAGAGCATAGACGCCATGCCGATCAACCCGGCGGTAAACGACTCAGTAACATCCTTGAGCCAGCCGACAGCGGTTGATGAGCGCAATGCCACCTGCGGCTGCTTGCTTGCCTCGGCGACCTCGGGCGCTGCCCGATCCGCCGAATCCATCGCCGCAAGATAGCGGTCAATGCTCTGCTCGATGTGCTGCATTCGCGCCTTGATCTTGCCCTGGGTAAAGTTGCGGTCGCGGTTATTTACGGCTTTGAATTTGCTGCCGTCGATGGCAATGATCGATTGGGCACAGCACCACGAATTGCCGGCACACGCTGCGAATGGCTTTGCCGTTGTCCCGGCGATAGTCGGCATTCGTTGAAGTCGGGAGCCAACCGGCCCGTTAGCCACATCAGCTCGACATTGCGCTCTGCCTCGCGCTCAAGCCGGCAGCTGGACTGAATCCGGTTGAGGTAGCCATAGATGTAGATTTTCAGCAGGATTGCTGGATGGTAGGCCGGACGACCCGTTGCAGCCGGATCGACACCCTCGAAGCCGAGTGCTCCCAGGTCGAGTTCATCGACGAAAACGTCGACCACCCGAACTGGGTTTTCTTCGGTGATGTAATCGTCCTAAAAAACTAGACGCGAATGGAACGCCGCTGGTGTCCCGAGGGTCGAGAAAATTTTGAGGGGTAGTCGCAGCGATCCTTTAGCTCCCAGCCTTGCGACCTTGGGTTCAGAATCCGACCGGCTATGCCCGTCGTCACTACCTCAGAGAAACCAGCTTCCTCTGCTGCCAAAGTTGCGGGGGGCTTTTGCTGGTACCCAGTCCCGACAGATGCGCAGTTGCAGCCCTCAGCTGTAAGGATACACGAGCTGACAGGCGTGTCAGTCAAATTCGAAGGCCGCGCCTTAACGCACCATACAACGCGACCTATCCCTGAACCACCAGAGTCAATTCCTCGTCAGGCCGGAAGTGCAAGCCAAGCCGTACCTGACAAAGGAAGGGTGCACTCCAAATCGTATTTCAGCGCTTCAGCCAAGAATGCGACTTGCTCGACTCCAGAGGATCCGTGCATTCACCGCACGTCCTAACGACCGATATTGACTGGTATTACCCAGTTCCAACGTATCTCCTACAAGCTTCACGGTTCGCGGCTGCACTTGGCCTATCCAATTCGGGAACATCGAGACTGCGATGGTGTGGGTGAGCTCACCCGAGTGTTCGTCTACATCAAAGGGGCCGCTGTAGGAGATGTACGACAGGCCTTGAGAGCGGTACTCCGCATCAGTACCCTCGAACCAGTCACCTGATGAAAACGATGCTCGATTCGGCATGCTCAACTGAGCCGACATATAGCCATCTGCCGAGTAGATTATGAATCCTTCAGGATGTTCACCGAAGGGGTATACAGGGGCAGATCCGTCCACTGGGTATTCTGTGTAGGTTTCGAGCACCCAGGTTCCAATCAGTTTTTCTCGCATGCTCATAGTCGTACCTCACATCGTCTGCTGCATGTCATTATCGATTGGCAAAAGCTGCCCAGAGATTGACTTGCCTGCGTCCGATGCCAGGAAGACTGCTAGTTCTGCAATGTCTTTCGGGTCCACGAGGCGTTGGAGGGATTGAACCGAAAGCGCCTTCCTACGTTCTTCCTCCACGGAGTTGCCGCTGAGACTGGCTCTACCTTTGAGCACGTTCTCAAAGCGTTCCCCTTCGACAGCTCCGGGCAGAATGGCGTTTACACGGATCCCATACGCGCCGAGCTCGCGTGAAAGGCTCTTAGTGAAACCAATCAGTCCCCATTTACTGGTCGAGTAGGGGGAACGATCGGGGTAGCCCAGTCGTCCCGCAACAGAAGACATGTTGATGATTGAGGGGCGGGATGAACGCTTGAGCGCAGGAACGGCCAGGCGCGTAACGTTGAAGGTACCATTCAGGTTTATCTGCATGACCTTGTCCCACACATCAGGGTCAAGCTGCTCAACCGGAGCGGTGGGGCCGGATACCCCAGCGTTGTTGACGAGAACATCTAAACCACCCATGGCATCGATGATGCCTGGAATGCTGAGTTCAAGGCTGCTGCGATCAGCTATATCGCACACTGCGATGCGGATAGAAGGATGCTCTAATTTGAGGCGGCTTAAGCCCTCAGTGT
Protein-coding regions in this window:
- a CDS encoding SDR family oxidoreductase; this encodes MTKQKVLITAGASGIGHAIALAFNSRGADVTVVDIDTEGLSRLKLEHPSIRIAVCDIADRSSLELSIPGIIDAMGGLDVLVNNAGVSGPTAPVEQLDPDVWDKVMQINLNGTFNVTRLAVPALKRSSRPSIINMSSVAGRLGYPDRSPYSTSKWGLIGFTKSLSRELGAYGIRVNAILPGAVEGERFENVLKGRASLSGNSVEEERRKALSVQSLQRLVDPKDIAELAVFLASDAGKSISGQLLPIDNDMQQTM
- a CDS encoding P-loop NTPase fold protein, whose product is MTGKIARLRAWWSARNNAGSPEQPTVHQSVEVGSEAPIRTKSEDLLRRADFASHIADVLSELSPREGRVFAIRGGWGFGKSSLKYLVIERLESQDKAADWLDFNPWQWGDGNAISRALFGQIADRLGGENSKAAIARAEALRRYGAILEGASAPLKKAGESNVQISAVLTNASVIVAASAIGFDLPTVAVVAAALAGLSIVTSGIGRVLRFWGRDKSNEPLDKVREALEKRLGKLTKPLIVFVDDIDRLEPDQIRLLVRQVKANANLPNIVFVLLFQPSIVERALDPVADNNGRAFLEKIVQASFDLPAVPAHMVYRIFGEQLTQVAGWLATEANGFDQVRWGNALVGCIQPRLRNMRDAQRLLSSITVHMPLHASGSVFEVNIVDFLVLETLRVFEPDLHEALFRERDLVLQERNAVNERRQEVVKQGVEQLLNKVPEERRSVARDTLKELFPPLEWALGGTHYDGGFRSQWLVAKRVCSSRYFPRYFELQTALGEVSERRFVEFLEATASEKELAAAVAYIETDGLLPSLVSRLDESVDRLPPDNAAVLLPGMFSIAQKLVRFRGDPFSSPYVSAWRATSWYLKAIPPAERGGLVLEALRTTKALSVAAMLIHLSDPADNKPGDRDKFDPALDEGTVEAMKALWVKIIRAHAAADVALIAEDDLVSLLYRWRDYAKSNEEPRRWMAEAIKDDEDFAKIVSAMMSTGKSHSVRDRVSKVHKMFSREAVEDFIGLDEAQVRCDAINPARFPEHEDSLCTLKRHLDAWRENEGDLLYM
- a CDS encoding lipocalin-like domain-containing protein; protein product: MREKLIGTWVLETYTEYPVDGSAPVYPFGEHPEGFIIYSADGYMSAQLSMPNRASFSSGDWFEGTDAEYRSQGLSYISYSGPFDVDEHSGELTHTIAVSMFPNWIGQVQPRTVKLVGDTLELGNTSQYRSLGRAVNARILWSRASRILG